The stretch of DNA TACGTGTACCGCTTGGCGTTGCGTCGCCGCGGTCCCATCACGATAGTGTGTAGCAGCTCGAGCACTCTACCCTCGAAGCGAGTCAACTCAAAGCAATCTGACCCGAAGCCAGTCGAACCGAAGTAAGTATTCATTCACTCACCTGCCTTCCGAACCCTCACTAACATTTACACCCTTAGTTCTCAGCAACACGACCTTCGCAAAGGTGGCCCAGCCCTCCTCTACGTCAGCAAAGAAATCCGCAGAGAAGCTTCCGAGATCTACTACCTCGAGAACACCTTCCTCTTTACCAATGCCGTCCTCCAACTCCGCTCAATCGAAGCCTTCCACGACCAACTCGGCCGTCTCCTCAAGAAGTTCAACCACGTCCAAGTCTGCCGCTCCATCCAAATCGGCGACATGCGCCGTCCAGTCGAAATCAGTTTCAGCGTAACACTCGACCTCCAGAACCGTCGCGTGGCTCTCAAGCGAAAACCCTACGATCGACAAGTCTTCATGCCAGGAATGGCCAGGCTGAAATCCAAGTACGTTGAGCCCTGTCGCTGCGAAGTCGACAAATTGGCCAAGAGGGTCGGCACGCCGAGAAGAATGAACGGTCAGGACATCATCACGTTTCTCGAAGCTTATTCGGAGTTGATTAATATGGAGGCTGTGAACGTCATG from Cercospora beticola chromosome 1, complete sequence encodes:
- a CDS encoding uncharacterized protein (antiSMASH:Cluster_2), which translates into the protein MLAPPQPRLTSPSLKQTSTSRPPNITERATFLDLPGELRNYVYRLALRRRGPITIVCSSSSTLPSKRVNSKQSDPKPVEPNSQQHDLRKGGPALLYVSKEIRREASEIYYLENTFLFTNAVLQLRSIEAFHDQLGRLLKKFNHVQVCRSIQIGDMRRPVEISFSVTLDLQNRRVALKRKPYDRQVFMPGMARLKSKYVEPCRCEVDKLAKRVGTPRRMNGQDIITFLEAYSELINMEAVNVMLDICKKCDTICRA